In Aegilops tauschii subsp. strangulata cultivar AL8/78 chromosome 3, Aet v6.0, whole genome shotgun sequence, one genomic interval encodes:
- the LOC109757003 gene encoding nuclear distribution protein nudF produces the protein MSMPLPGRTLVDLDGDALAHCARHLGARDVASLAMACRPLRAAAYCDAVWYHLYRGQWPFQQVPRGALGIRELYIRRHTEVHQMKFDDPLSSIYYLDPTEPTPSHLMLDRNGVWFSQGPVVKRLRLGLDMELVETYRTHSARITCMRLFPLIDTPLYRSDAHRNEKALATSSTDRTVRLCWKGQSRCYKGHSGPVTALADKLLDDGECKILATGGEDCTIRLWSMNTRAKKHPLISTLHGHEKTLSLLSVAWHKSSLLVSSSKDTKVKVWDTMAPPSSVSSSCVGGAHLNSSGPPIAIKCYESLCYIAAGSEVTAIDLRTMKKASVLAPRNQRILSCEMLPSEWLICTGIKDKALLWDIRKSQELKHTVAELHSDGPVTLLHLDPYKVVMGAPWDGQVHVWETRTGHLVNRLSCDEPVKSGGRSTMSAMAVDGCRIVTAGSSSTRGSLLHYQDFLRSSVPVALPGKEVSKFWGSQEYDDED, from the exons ATGTCGATGCCGTTACCGGGGCGGACGCTCGTCGACCTCGACGGCGACGCGCTGGCCCACTGCGCGCGCCACCTCGGCGCCCGCGACGTCGCCAGCCTCGCCATGGCCTGCCGCCCGCTGCGCGCTGCCGCCTACTGCGACGCCGTATGGTACCACCTCTACAG GGGGCAATGGCCTTTTCAACAAGTGCCTCGTGGAGCTTTGGGGATTAGAGAACTATACATTCGGAGGCACACTGAAGTACATCAAATGAAATTTGATGATCCCTTATCATCTATTTATTATCTAGATCCCACGGAGCCGACACCAAGCCACCTAATGCTTGATAGGAATGGTGTTTGGTTCTCTCAA GGGCCAGTAGTCAAAAGATTGAGGCTTGGTCTGGACATGGAATTAGTGGAAACCTACAGGACCCATAGCGCGAGGATCACTTGTATGAG ATTATTCCCACTAATCGACACCCCGTTGTATCGAAGTGATGCACATAGAAATGAAAAGGCATTAGCCACTTCAAGCACAGATAGAACAGTCCGTCTTTGCTGGAAG GGCCAATCACGCTGTTACAAGGGCCATTCAGGACCTGTTACTGCTCTGGCTGACAAATTGCTTGATGACGGTGAATGTAAAATACTCGCAACTGGTGGTGAAGACTGCACCATTCGCCTTTGGTCTATGAATACAAGAGCAAAAAAACACCCTCTAATATCAACTTTGCACGGGCATGAAAAAACACTGTCACTTTTGTCTGTTGCTTG GCATAAATCCTCCCTGCTGGTCAGCAGTTCCAAAGATACAAAG GTGAAAGTGTGGGACACAATGGCACCTCCTTCCAGTGTCTCATCATCTTGCGTTGGGGGTGCTCATCTTAACTCAAGTGGTCCACCGATTGCAATCAAATGCTACGAATCCCTTTgttacattgctgctggatccgAAGTGACAGCAATTGATTTGAGGACGATGAAGAAGGCTTCTGTTCTTGCACCTCGTAACCAAAGAATACTTTCTTGTGAGATGCTGCCCTCTGAATGGCTAATATGCACGGGCATAAAAGACAA GGCTCTTCTGTGGGATATTCGTAAGTCTCAAGAACTCAAGCACACAGTCGCAGAACTGCATTCAGATGGTCCCGTGACGTTGCTTCACTTGGATCCATACAAGGTAGTGATGGGCGCGCCATGGGATGGTCAGGTCCATGTCTGGGAAACTCGGACGGGCCACTTGGTGAACAGATTGAGTTGCGACGAGCCTGTTAAATCAGGAGGGAGAAGCACAATGTCAGCCATGGCCGTGGACGGGTGTAGGATTGTCACCGCAGGGAGTAGTTCTACCAGAGGCAGCCTGTTACACTACCAAGACTTTCTGAGATCCTCAGTTCCTGTAGCTTTACCTGGCAAGGAGGTTTCCAAGTTCTGGGGATCTCAAGAATATGACGATGAAGACTAG